From the Ostrinia nubilalis chromosome 8, ilOstNubi1.1, whole genome shotgun sequence genome, one window contains:
- the LOC135074143 gene encoding uncharacterized protein C15orf61 homolog isoform X3: MSNFNWKVGSSNYQILRTGCFPYIKYHCSRRRVEDLGVSDKFMRAIKVVNLGIPCLLYGLAATQLIRHTEIVHTTKGPVTIYFLLPEHKGSHH, from the exons ATGTCGAACTTCAACTGGAAAGTGGGCAGTTCAAATTACCAGATTTTGAGAACAGGATGCTTCCCATACATCAAGTATCATTGCTCTAGACGAAGAGTGGAGGACCTAGGAGTATCTGACAAGTTTATGAGGGCAATTAAAGTCGTCAACTTag gaattCCTTGCTTGCTGTATGGGTTGGCGGCGACACAGTTAATCAGACATACAGAAATAGTTCACACCACCAAAGGACCTGTAACAATATACTTTTTGCTTCCAGAACATAAGGGGTCTCATCATTAA
- the LOC135074143 gene encoding uncharacterized protein C15orf61 homolog isoform X2 → MSHLGPLILLRSVKDDQFGMSNFNWKVGSSNYQILRTGCFPYIKYHCSRRRVEDLGVSDKFMRAIKVVNLGIPCLLYGLAATQLIRHTEIVHTTKGPVTIYFLLPEHKGSHH, encoded by the exons ATGAGCCACCTTGGACCTCTTATTTTGTTAAg AAGTGTAAAAGATGACCAGTTCGGTATGTCGAACTTCAACTGGAAAGTGGGCAGTTCAAATTACCAGATTTTGAGAACAGGATGCTTCCCATACATCAAGTATCATTGCTCTAGACGAAGAGTGGAGGACCTAGGAGTATCTGACAAGTTTATGAGGGCAATTAAAGTCGTCAACTTag gaattCCTTGCTTGCTGTATGGGTTGGCGGCGACACAGTTAATCAGACATACAGAAATAGTTCACACCACCAAAGGACCTGTAACAATATACTTTTTGCTTCCAGAACATAAGGGGTCTCATCATTAA
- the LOC135074143 gene encoding uncharacterized protein C15orf61-like isoform X1: MIKIVKILKKNSAFIFQMAQFSSKPTASEVLTAYLMQCNEPPWTSYFVKYRSVKDDQFGMSNFNWKVGSSNYQILRTGCFPYIKYHCSRRRVEDLGVSDKFMRAIKVVNLGIPCLLYGLAATQLIRHTEIVHTTKGPVTIYFLLPEHKGSHH; the protein is encoded by the exons atgattaaaatcgtgaagattttaaagaaaaacagCGCCTTCATTTTTCAAATGGCACAGTTTTCTTCAAAACCAACAGCTTCAGAGGTGCTGACTGCGTACTTGATGCAGTGTAATGAGCCACCTTGGACCTCTTATTTTGTTAAg TACAGAAGTGTAAAAGATGACCAGTTCGGTATGTCGAACTTCAACTGGAAAGTGGGCAGTTCAAATTACCAGATTTTGAGAACAGGATGCTTCCCATACATCAAGTATCATTGCTCTAGACGAAGAGTGGAGGACCTAGGAGTATCTGACAAGTTTATGAGGGCAATTAAAGTCGTCAACTTag gaattCCTTGCTTGCTGTATGGGTTGGCGGCGACACAGTTAATCAGACATACAGAAATAGTTCACACCACCAAAGGACCTGTAACAATATACTTTTTGCTTCCAGAACATAAGGGGTCTCATCATTAA